One stretch of Trichomycterus rosablanca isolate fTriRos1 chromosome 3, fTriRos1.hap1, whole genome shotgun sequence DNA includes these proteins:
- the leng1 gene encoding leukocyte receptor cluster member 1, translating to MNILPKKSWHVRNKDNVARVRRDEARAAEEEQEIRRRAERAEQEARTEYLRRKSRVALEQKGETRDEEEKSEATEEHLNLFPLEDSAEKRGNTEYEREKKEEKEKHERAIGLLVNLGPTPGTDATPWYLKERERDSVREEEKKRQEKRKRSITEEERDKKDTKLKDRLDPLKEMKKALAVKDRKEKKHKKKERRDKGERSSGSCIEQLRAERLQREVEERKRAQALLAEKKGVDGERDCQKQTDDRDRPYNSAFFPELARKRQRRDKDQYSFL from the exons atgaatattttaCCGAAGAAGAGCTGGCACGTCCGTAATAAAGACAACGTCGCGCGAGTGCGCAGAGATGAGGCGCGCGCGGCGGAGGAGGAGCAGGAGATTCGGAGGCGCGCGGAGCGGGCAGAGCAAGAG GCTCGTACAGAGTATCTGAGGAGAAAATCCCGTGTGGCACTCGagcagaaaggagaaacaaggGACGAGGAAGAGAAGAGTGAAGCGACGGAAGAGCATCTGAACCTGTTTCCTCTGGAGGATTCTGCAGAGAAAAGGGGAAACACTGAGTATGAGCGAGAGAAGAAAGAGGAGAAG GAGAAACATGAGCGTGCCATTGGTCTGCTGGTGAATCTAGGCCCCACGCCCGGAACCGATGCCACACCCTGGTACctcaaagagagagaaagagacagcGTGAGAGAGGAGGAGAAAAAGAGACAGGAGAAGAGAAAAAGGAGTATTACTGAGGAGGAGAGAGACAAGAAGGACACCAAGTTAAAG GATCGTCTGGATCCATTAAAAGAGATGAAGAAAGCTCTGGCAGTGAAGGACAGGAAGGAGAAAAAACACAAGAAGAAGGAGAGAAGAGACAAAGGAGAGAGGAGTTCAGGGAG TTGCATAGAACAGTTGCGGGCTGAGCGATTACAGAGGGAGGTGGAGGAGAGGAAGCGTGCTCAggctctgctggctgagaagaAGGGAGTGGATGGAGAGAGGGATTGCCAGAAACAGACCGATGATAGAGACCGACCTTACAACAGCGCTTTCTTTCCTGAACTGGCTCGAAAGAGACAGAGGAGAGACAAGGATCAGTACAGTTTCCTGTAG